In Populus alba chromosome 9, ASM523922v2, whole genome shotgun sequence, a genomic segment contains:
- the LOC118032293 gene encoding protein EXORDIUM-like 5 has protein sequence MSQQSHFSLSFFYAFVSLLFIHHVLASTSTTPQVQTFNTKPDIINPKLPPRTLSSSKKFEGSSDLVHLRYHMGPVLSSTPINIYLIWYGRWANSQKLLIKDFLYSISPTTVAAKPSVSEWWRTVSLYTDQTGANVSRSILIAGEYTDSAYSHGTGLTRLTIQQVIASAVKSAPFPVDHKNGIYLILTSQDVTMQDFCRAVCGFHYFTFPSMVGYTLPYAWVGNSGKQCPEVCSYPFAVPGYMGGGGPGALKSPNGDVGVDGMISVIGHELAELSSNPLVNAWYAGEDPTAPTEIGDLCEGLYGTGGGGGYIGHVMRDRQGKTFNMNGRRGRKFLVQWIWSPELKACSGPNALD, from the coding sequence aTGTCACAGCAATCCCATTTCTCTTTATCATTCTTTTATGCCTTcgtatctttattatttattcaccATGTCCTTGCTTCTACTAGTACCACTCCACAAGTTCAAACCTTCAACACAAAACCAGACATTATAAACCCAAAACTTCCGCCAAGAACCCTCTCCTCCTCTAAAAAATTTGAGGGATCATCAGATTTAGTCCATCTTCGTTACCATATGGGCCCAGTTCTCTCTTCAACTCCGATAAACATCTACCTTATCTGGTATGGACGTTGGGCTAATTCTCAAAAACTTCTCATCAAAGACTTCCTCTACTCCATCTCCCCCACAACTGTTGCCGCCAAGCCCTCCGTCTCTGAGTGGTGGCGCACTGTGTCTTTGTACACAGATCAAACTGGAGCTAATGTCTCACGCTCAATACTCATAGCTGGTGAATATACCGATAGTGCTTATTCACATGGGACTGGCTTAACAAGACTTACAATCCAACAAGTGATAGCTTCAGCAGTAAAGTCTGCACCTTTCCCTGTAGATCACAAGAATGGGATCTACCTTATATTGACATCACAAGATGTGACTATGCAAGACTTTTGTAGGGCAGTGTGTGgatttcattattttacatTTCCATCAATGGTTGGCTACACACTGCCTTATGCTTGGGTTGGTAACTCGGGCAAACAATGTCCCGAAGTATGCTCCTACCCTTTTGCAGTCCCTGGTTACATGGGTGGAGGGGGGCCAGGAGCCTTGAAGTCACCAAATGGGGATGTGGGCGTGGATGGGATGATTAGTGTTATAGGCCACGAGCTTGCAGAATTGTCTTCAAATCCTTTAGTGAATGCTTGGTATGCTGGGGAGGATCCAACAGCACCAACTGAGATAGGGGACTTGTGTGAAGGGTTGTATGGgacaggtggtggtggtgggtatATAGGGCATGTTATGAGGGATAGGCAAGGTAAGACTTTTAATATGAATGGCAGAAGGGGTAGAAAGTTCTTGGTGCAATGGATCTGGAGCCCTGAGTTGAAGGCGTGTTCTGGTCCTAATGCTCTAGACTGA
- the LOC118032292 gene encoding amino acid transporter AVT3B, with product MGFGREKASSSAKTFLPREDTPLIAKSTPLSSQSKSFANVFIAIVGAGVLGLPYAFKRTGWLMSLIMLFSVAGLTHYCMMLLVNTRGKLQSFSGGFSKINSFGDVGFTVCGSVGRFVVDVMIVLSQAGFCIGYLIFIANTLANLFNSPSPDSLASQILALSMSAKSWYMWGCFPFQLGLNSIATLTHLAPLSIFADVVDLAAMGVVIVKDVFIIMENRPEVRAFGGLSVFFYGMGVAVYAFEGIGMVLPIESEMREREKFGRILGLSMGLISVIYGAFGVLGYFAFGNDTQDIITANLGPGLISLLVQLGLCINLFFTFPLMMNPVYEILERRFWGGRYCLWLRWLSVLLVTLVALMVPNFADFMSLVGSSVCCGLGFVLPALFHLLVFKEEMSWRGWSIDVGIVALGLVLAVSGTWYALMEIFAVKV from the coding sequence ATGGGATTTGGGAGGGAAAAAGCATCCTCATCAGCAAAAACTTTCCTACCTAGAGAAGACACACCTCTCATAGCCAAGTCGACGCCTTTATCATCTCAATCGAAGTCTTTTGCAAATGTCTTCATTGCTATTGTCGGTGCTGGTGTTCTTGGTCTCCCTTATGCTTTCAAACGCACAGGTTGGCTAATGAGTCTTATTATGCTCTTCTCTGTTGCTGGCTTAACTCATTATTGTATGATGTTGCTAGTCAATACTCGTGGAAAGCTTCAATCTTTTTCTGGTGGATTCTCAAAGATTAACTCTTTTGGTGATGTTGGTTTCACTGTTTGTGGTTCTGTTGGGAGGTTTGTTGTTGATGTTATGATTGTCTTGTCACAAGCTGGATTTTGTATTGGTTATTTGATATTCATTGCTAATACCTTGGCTAATCTGTTCAATTCGCCATCACCTGATAGCCTGGCTTCTCAAATTCTGGCCCTTTCAATGTCAGCTAAGAGTTGGTATATGTGGggttgttttccttttcagttGGGGTTGAATTCTATTGCAACGTTGACCCATTTGGCTCCTCTGAGTATTTTTGCTGATGTTGTTGATCTTGCTGCCATGGGAGTAGTGATTGTTAAggatgtttttataataatggAAAACAGGCCTGAAGTTAGAGCATTTGGAGGCTTGTCTGTGTTCTTCTATGGGATGGGGGTGGCTGTTTATGCGTTTGAAGGGATTGGCATGGTTTTGCCAATAGAATCTGAAATGAGAGAGAGGGAAAAGTTTGGGAGAATCTTAGGGCTGAGCATGGGGCTTATTTCAGTGATTTATGGAGCTTTTGGCGTGCTGGGTTACTTTGCTTTTGGAAATGATACTCAGGATATTATCACTGCTAATTTAGGGCCTGGACTCATTAGCCTCCTGGTTCAGTTGGGTCTTTGCATCAACCTGTTCTTCACATTTCCTTTGATGATGAACCCTGTTTATGAGATACTGGAGAGAAGGTTTTGGGGTGGGAGGTATTGTTTGTGGCTTAGATGGCTATCCGTTTTGTTGGTTACTTTGGTGGCTCTAATGGTGCCGAATTTTGCCGATTTCATGTCCTTGGTGGGGAGTAGTGTCTGCTGTGGACTGGGATTTGTTTTGCCAGCTTTGTTTCACTTGCTCGTGTTCAAGGAGGAGATGAGTTGGAGAGGGTGGAGCATTGATGTGGGGATTGTGGCCTTAGGCCTTGTTCTTGCTGTTTCTGGGACATGGTATGCTCTCATGGAGATCTTTGCTGTCAAGGTATAG
- the LOC118032291 gene encoding alpha-1,3-mannosyl-glycoprotein 2-beta-N-acetylglucosaminyltransferase, with protein sequence MRRMGCDYRCLLIPAALAFFYIQMRLFVTQSEYEDRLAAAIESENHCTSQSRLLIDQISIQQGTIVSLQEQNKRQSEECRQLKALLEDLERKGLKKLVDKVPVAAVVIMACNRADYLERTIESVLKYQSSIASKYPLFVSQDGTDPNVKSKAMSYDQLMYIQHLDSEPVHTERPGELIAYYKIARHYKWAMDQLFYKHNFSRVIILEDDMEIAPDFFDYFEAAAALLDKDKSIMAVSSWNDNGQKQFVHDPYELYRSDFFPGLGWMLTKSIWDELSPKWPKAYWDDWLRLKENHKGRQFIRPEVCRTYNFGEHGSSLGQFFQQYLQPIKLNDVKVDWKSRDLSYLMKDKYTKHFADIVRKAKPIQGTDAVLKASNIEGDVRIQYKDQPDFERIARQLGIFQEWKDGIPRTSFKGVVVFRYQTTRRVFLVGPDSLRQLGIKDARNI encoded by the exons ATGAGAAGAATGGGATGCGATTATCGATGCCTTCTGATTCCAGCTGCACTCGCATTCTTCTATATCCAG ATGCGGTTATTTGTTACGCAATCAGAGTACGAGGATCGGCTTGCTGCTGCCATTGAATCAGAGAATCATTGCACAAGTCAATCACGTTTGCTTATTGATCAGATTAGTATCCAGCAAGGCACTATCGTTTCTCTTCAAG AACAAAATAAACGACAAAGCGAAGAGTGTAGGCAGCTCAAGGCGCTTCTTGAAGATCTtgaaa GAAAAGGCCTTAAAAAACTGGTTGATAAG GTACCAGTGGCAGCAGTTGTGATCATGGCATGCAATCGTGCTGATTATCTAGAACGGACAATTGAGTCTGTTTTGAA GTATCAAAGCTCCATTGCTTCAAAGTATCCACTTTTTGTATCTCAG GATGGAACAGACCCAAATGTTAAAAGCAAGGCTATGAGTTATGATCAGCTAATGTACATTCAG CACTTGGATTCCGAACCAGTACATACAGAAAGGCCTGGGGAATTGATTGCATATTACAAGATTGCAA GGCATTACAAATGGGCAATGGATCAATTATTTTACAAGCATAATTTCAGCCGAGTAATTATACTTGAAG ATGATATGGAAATCGCTCCTGATTTTTTTGATTACTTTGAGGCTGCAGCAGCTCTTCTTGACAAGGataa GTCCATTATGGCCGTTTCCTCATGGAATGACAATGGACAAAAGCAGTTTGTGCATGATCCTT ATGAACTTTATCGGTCAGATTTCTTTCCTGGACTTGGGTGGATGCTGACTAAATCAATTTGGGACGAACTATCCCCTAAATGGCCAAAAG CTTACTGGGATGATTGGTTGCGATTGAAGGAGAATCATAAAGGTCGACAGTTCATTCGTCCAGAAGTGTGCAGAACATATAACTTTGGCGAGCAT GGCTCTAGTTTGGGGCAGTTTTTCCAACAATATCTCCAGCCAATTAAGCTGAACGATGTAAAG GTTGATTGGAAGTCGAGGGATTTAAGCTACCTGATGAAG GACAAGTATACAAAGCATTTTGCCGACATTGTGAGAAAAGCTAAACCTATCCAAGGAACTGATGCTGTTCTTAAGGCCTCTAATATAGAGGGTGATGTACGCATCCAGTACAAGGACCAACCAGACTTTGAAAGGATTGCACGCCAGCTTGGTATTTTCCAAGAGTGGAAG GATGGAATACCAAGGACATCATTTAAAGGAGTAGTTGTTTTCAGATACCAAACAACAAGACGTGTATTCCTTGTCGGCCCAGATTCTCTTAGGCAACTTGGGATCAAAGATGCTCGAAACATATGA
- the LOC118032289 gene encoding protein NUCLEOLAR COMPLEX ASSOCIATED 4 translates to MAAPPPNPINKPRNPNKHSLKDLKTLGHQLLSSRTHINNLPLLLTYISPNFPPQHVLESLLSLHSFFSPLLPDLPSSSRSPTHNKDNDEPDADVIYKTWLRSKFDEFVKSLVDVAVSPKAEDALKEVVLDTLMEFVKTGNGGRFNSAIYHRFLVNIVQSTESLDFVLELLSSKYFKYIDIRYFTYINIEKFAKNLEVKDISDGKTESGDKVGESDSRKSLELSIYKIHYIISNIPPLEDPKQNSDYELWGGSGFSVKKGESKGPSQHLKTEDKDLKSEKHDNDVLSAGNYAKKMKLKFTKAWISFLRLPLPIDVYKEVLSNLHQAVIPHLSNPIMLCDFLTRSYDIGGVVSVMALSSLFILMTKHGLEYPNFYEKLYVLLLPSIFMAKHRAKFFQLLDSCLKSPLLPAYLAAAFAKKLSRLALVVPPSGALVIIALIHNLLRRHPSINCLVHQEDSNDTTDSNSEAERGDNEDEFGASTNIAARKAGIDHFDNEESNPLKSHALGSSLWEIDSLRHHYCPPVSRFVQSLENDLTVRAKTTEVNVEDFSSGSYATIFGEEIRRRVKQVPVAFYKAIPTSLFSESDFSGWTFKEEEGERKGKKSENGVSNSSGDKDGCCTKRQRVEC, encoded by the exons ATGGCTGCTCCTCCTCCAAATCCAATCAACAAGCCAAGAAACCCTAACAAACACAGTCTAAAAGACCTCAAAACCCTAGGTCACCAACTTCTCTCTTCAAGAACACACATAAACAACCTCCCTCTCCTTCTCACTTACATATCCCCTAACTTTCCTCCTCAACATGTCCTCgaatctctcctctctctccactccttcttctctcctctcctccCCGACCTCCCGTCCTCCTCCCGAAGCCCAACCCACAACAAAGACAACGACGAGCCGGACGCTGACGTTATCTATAAAACCTGGCTTCGCTCTAAGTTCGATGAGTTTGTTAAATCTCTCGTTGATGTTGCTGTATCGCCGAAAGCTGAAGATGCTTTAAAG GAAGTTGTGTTGGATACACTAATGGAATTCGTAAAGACTGGAAATGGAGGGAGGTTCAATTCGGCTATTTATCACAGATTTCTTGTTAATATT GTGCAATCTACAGAATCTTTGGATTTTGTGTTAGAGTTGCTGTCATCAAAGTATTTCAAGTACATTGATATCCG TTATTTTACTTACATCAACATTGAAAAATTTGCTAAGAATTTGGAGGTGAAAGATATTTCTG ATGGAAAAACTGAGAGTGGTGACAAAGTTGGTGAGAGTGATTCAAGGAAAAG CCTGGAGCTTTCTATTTACAAGATTCattatataatatcaaatatccCTCCTCTAGAAGACCCAAAACAGAATTCTGATTATGAGCTGTGGGGTGGTTCAG GATTCTCTGTTAAAAAAGGTGAATCGAAAGGGCCTTCTCAACACCTGAAAACAGAAGACAAAGACCTTAAATCTGAGAAGCATGATAATGAC GTTTTATCTGCTGGTAATTATGccaaaaagatgaaattaaagttTACCAAGGCTTGGATTTCATTTCTTAGGCTACCACTTCCAATTGATGTGTACAAGGAG GTTCTCTCCAATCTCCATCAAGCAGTCATCCCTCATCTGTCTAATCCAATAATGTTATG TGACTTTTTGACAAGATCATATGATATTGGAGGTGTTGTCAGTGTCATGGCCCTTAGCAGTCTCTTCATCCTCATGACTAAGCATGGTTTAGAATATCCCAACTTCTACGAAAAACTATATGTGCTCCTCTTACCTTCCATCTTTATGGCGAAACACAGGGCAAAATTTTTTCAG CTTCTTGATTCTTGTCTAAAGTCACCACTTCTCCCAGCATATCTGGCTGCTGCTTTTGCTAAGAAATTGAGTAGACTGGCACTTGTAGTCCCTCCTTCTGGAGCATTGGTTATTATTGCATTGATTCACAACCTCCTCAGGAGACATCCTTCAATCAACTGTTTGGTGCACCAG GAAGACAGTAATGATACTACAGACAGCAATTCCGAAGCAGAAAGGGGAGATAATGAAGATGAATTTGGAGCTAGTACAAATATTGCAGCCAGAAAAGCTGGCATTGATCATTTTGACAATGAGGAAAGCAACCCCTTAAAGTCCCATGCCTTGG GAAGCTCTCTATGGGAAATTGATAGCCTTCGTCACCACTACTGCCCTCCTGTTTCAAG GTTTGTCCAGTCACTTGAGAATGACTTGACAGTCAGAGCGAAAACCACTGAAGTTAATGTTGAGGATTTTAGTTCTGGCTCGTATGCCACCATATTTGGAGAGGAG ATTAGACGAAGGGTGAAACAGGTCCCAGTGGCGTTCTACAAAGCAATTCCAACCTCTTTGTTTTCGGAGTCTGATTTTAGTGGATGGACCTTTAAAGAGGAGGAGGGAGAACGCAAGGGAAAGAAATCTGAAAACGGTGTCTCGAACTCATCGGGAGACAAGGATGGATGTTGCACAAAACGACAACGGGTAGAGTGCTAA
- the LOC118032290 gene encoding probable anion transporter 5, which translates to MRGWNIPRRYWIVILTFVCTCVCYIERVGFSIAYTIAADAAGVNQSSKGTILSTFYYGYACSQVPGGWAAQKFGGRKVLLLSFLLWSSTCFLIPLDPNRVVLLVVARLLVGVAQGFIFPSIHTVLAQWVPPHERSRSVSLTTSGMYLGAAMGMLVLPSLVKFKGPQSVFLAEAILGLSWSVLWLRFASDPPRSEHPKATAAGFGESLLPLKASQKAKMENGGTAVRTARIPWKRIFVSLPIWAIVVNNFTFHYALYVLMNWLPTYFEQGLQLSLQEMGSSKMMPYFNMFIFSNIGGVVADHLITKRILSVTRTRKLLNTVGFLVASLALIALPIFRTSGGAVFCSSVALGFLALGRAGFAVNHMDIAPRYAGIVMGVSNTAGTLAGIIGVDLTGKILEAATTTYSDLSSPESWRSVFVIPGLLCIFSTFVFLLFSTGERIFD; encoded by the coding sequence ATGAGGGGGTGGAACATCCCTAGACGTTATTGGATTGTCATCTTGACTTTCGTTTGCACTTGTGTTTGTTACATAGAACGAGTGGGTTTCTCCATTGCGTATACTATTGCAGCGGATGCAGCTGGAGTGAACCAATCCAGTAAAGGCACTATACTTTCTACTTTCTATTATGGTTATGCTTGTTCTCAGGTCCCTGGAGGCTGGGCTGCTCAGAAATTTGGGGGAAGGAAGGTtctccttctctcttttcttttgtggtCATCCACTTGTTTCTTGATACCGCTCGATCCTAATCGAGTTGTCCTCTTGGTGGTGGCCCGCTTGCTTGTTGGTGTTGCACAAGGGTTCATCTTTCCCTCCATCCACACTGTCCTGGCACAATGGGTTCCTCCTCATGAAAGGTCTAGATCTGTGTCGCTTACAACTTCTGGAATGTACCTTGGTGCAGCTATGGGGATGCTCGTGCTTCCGAGTCTGGTGAAATTCAAGGGCCCTCAATCTGTTTTTCTCGCTGAAGCAATATTAGGCCTTTCATGGTCTGTGCTTTGGCTTCGATTTGCAAGTGACCCTCCTCGTTCTGAGCATCCAAAGGCCACTGCTGCTGGTTTTGGGGAATCTTTACTGCCACTCAAAGCTAGTCAAAAGGCAAAAATGGAGAATGGAGGAACTGCTGTTAGAACAGCCAGAATTCCATGGAAGAGAATTTTTGTCAGCTTACCAATTTGGGCAATTGTGGTGAATAATTTTACGTTCCATTATGCTTTGTATGTGCTGATGAACTGGCTGCCAACATACTTTGAGCAGGGCCTCCAGCTGAGTCTTCAGGAAATGGGTTCTTCAAAGATGATGCCTTACTTCAACATGTTCATATTCTCAAATATAGGCGGAGTGGTTGCTGACCACTTGATCACGAAGAGAATTTTGTCTGTGACGAGAACCCGGAAGTTGTTGAACACTGTAGGATTTTTAGTCGCTTCTCTTGCTTTGATAGCACTTCCTATCTTCAGAACTTCCGGTGGGGCTGTCTTCTGCTCTTCTGTGGCGCTTGGCTTTTTGGCACTGGGAAGAGCTGGGTTTGCAGTGAATCATATGGATATTGCTCCAAGATATGCAGGAATAGTAATGGGGGTTTCTAACACAGCTGGCACTCTAGCTGGAATTATTGGGGTTGATCTAACTGGCAAAATTCTCGAAGCTGCTACCACCACGTACTCAGATCTTTCTAGTCCAGAAAGCTGGAGATCTGTATTTGTCATCCCTGGTTTGCTCTGCATTTTTAGTACTTtcgtgtttttgttgttttcaactGGAGAGAGGATTTTTGACTGA